In Streptomyces sp. NBC_00878, a single window of DNA contains:
- a CDS encoding response regulator transcription factor, protein MTIRVLLADDQNLVRASFAMLVSSAKDMEVVAEAGTGREAVALARSARADLVVMDIRMPDLDGIEATRLIAADEDLAGVKVLVLTTYDTDEHIVDALRAGASGFLVKDIRPAELLDAIRTVAAGESLLSPGPTSRLIARFLRAPDTATTPVVGGPNGLSERERQVLTLVARGLNNTEIAEALGLSPLTAKTHVSRIMGKLGARDRAQLVIVAYESGLVIPGTV, encoded by the coding sequence ATGACGATCCGTGTACTGCTCGCCGACGACCAGAACCTCGTACGGGCTTCCTTCGCGATGCTCGTCTCGTCGGCGAAGGACATGGAGGTCGTCGCCGAGGCGGGGACCGGGCGGGAGGCGGTGGCGCTGGCCCGGTCCGCGCGGGCCGATCTCGTCGTGATGGACATCCGCATGCCCGATCTGGACGGGATCGAGGCGACACGGCTCATCGCCGCGGACGAGGATCTCGCGGGGGTGAAGGTGCTCGTCCTGACGACGTACGACACCGACGAGCACATCGTCGACGCGCTGCGGGCCGGGGCGTCCGGCTTCCTCGTGAAGGACATCCGGCCGGCCGAACTCCTCGACGCCATCCGGACGGTGGCCGCGGGTGAGTCCCTCCTGTCGCCCGGCCCCACCTCGCGGCTCATCGCCCGTTTCCTGCGCGCGCCGGACACCGCGACGACTCCTGTGGTGGGCGGGCCGAACGGGCTGTCCGAGCGGGAGCGGCAGGTGCTCACGCTGGTCGCGCGCGGCCTCAACAACACGGAGATCGCGGAGGCGTTGGGGCTCAGCCCGCTGACGGCGAAGACCCATGTCAGCCGGATCATGGGGAAGTTGGGGGCGCGGGACCGGGCGCAACTGGTGATCGTGGCGTACGAGTCGGGGCTGGTGATACCTGGGACGGTGTGA
- a CDS encoding sensor histidine kinase — MAAINRDPLTAPHRTRNDAIFAAGVAVLAVALVLLVDDGRELGPLGWALLLGAHVPLVWRRTRPVLVLLAVVACVAPYHGLDFHHAAPTPASYLALYTVAATGRPLRTVLVGMGVLGVAMSVMLTVSAKDALQLLEVSGWVVAMLFFGVDVRFYRRYVASIVERAERAERTREEEARRRVAEERLRIARDLHDLLAHSITLIGVQTSVAAHVLTADPERLDREAVAQALDDIAGTCRTARGELRTTLEVLRANEVGVGGVGVSVGEGAGGEPGAGSGVGSASGSGLGFGFGSEDGRGPLPGLDGLADLVGTARVAGAKVELSVDADGVPPSVGAAAYRIVQEALTNAVRHGGRDDLTIRVGARTAEGALRVSVTDDGVGVGGGAGASDGTPGFGLIGMRERARSVGGTLDAGPGPAQGFEVTAALPLPRKDAR, encoded by the coding sequence ATGGCCGCCATCAACCGCGACCCGCTGACCGCGCCGCACCGCACCCGCAACGACGCGATCTTCGCCGCGGGCGTCGCCGTACTCGCGGTCGCCCTCGTCCTGCTCGTCGACGACGGACGCGAGCTCGGCCCGCTCGGCTGGGCCCTGCTGCTCGGAGCCCATGTGCCGCTCGTGTGGCGGCGCACCCGTCCGGTGCTCGTGCTGCTGGCCGTGGTGGCGTGCGTCGCGCCGTACCACGGCCTCGACTTCCACCACGCGGCGCCGACCCCCGCCTCGTACCTCGCCCTCTACACCGTCGCCGCCACCGGCCGTCCGCTGCGTACCGTCCTGGTGGGCATGGGTGTCCTCGGCGTCGCGATGAGCGTGATGCTCACGGTCAGCGCGAAGGACGCGCTCCAGCTGCTGGAGGTCTCCGGCTGGGTCGTCGCCATGCTCTTCTTCGGCGTCGACGTCCGCTTCTACCGCCGGTACGTCGCCTCCATCGTCGAGCGGGCCGAGCGCGCGGAGCGCACCCGCGAGGAGGAGGCGCGGCGCCGCGTCGCCGAGGAACGGCTGCGGATCGCCCGTGACCTGCACGACCTGCTCGCGCACAGCATCACGCTGATCGGCGTGCAGACGTCCGTGGCCGCGCACGTCCTGACCGCCGACCCGGAGCGGCTCGACCGGGAGGCCGTCGCCCAGGCGCTGGACGACATCGCGGGGACGTGCCGGACGGCCCGGGGGGAGTTGCGTACGACGCTGGAGGTGCTGCGGGCGAACGAGGTCGGTGTGGGGGGAGTGGGGGTGAGTGTGGGCGAGGGCGCGGGAGGCGAGCCTGGGGCAGGCTCCGGCGTCGGTTCCGCTTCCGGCTCCGGTCTCGGCTTCGGGTTCGGGTCCGAGGACGGTCGGGGGCCGTTGCCCGGGCTCGACGGTCTCGCCGACCTCGTGGGGACGGCCCGGGTCGCCGGGGCGAAGGTCGAACTGTCCGTCGACGCGGACGGCGTACCGCCTTCCGTGGGCGCCGCCGCCTACCGGATCGTGCAGGAGGCGCTCACCAACGCCGTACGCCATGGGGGCCGCGACGATCTCACGATCAGGGTGGGGGCGCGGACCGCGGAGGGAGCCCTGCGGGTGAGCGTCACGGACGACGGGGTCGGCGTGGGCGGCGGGGCGGGCGCGTCCGACGGCACGCCGGGGTTCGGGCTCATCGGTATGCGGGAGCGGGCCCGTAGCGTGGGCGGCACGCTGGACGCCGGACCGGGGCCCGCCCAGGGCTTCGAGGTGACCGCCGCGCTGCCGCTGCCACGGAAGGACGCCCGATGA
- a CDS encoding ABC transporter ATP-binding protein, with the protein MSGPESRPESPLVELSDTHVVHKARTGGLFARDRVYALTGADLTIAPGETVGVVGESGCGKSTLAKVLVGVQRPTYGTVSFGGRDLWTMTPAERRIAVGAGTGMIFQDPSTALNRRLTVRQILRDPLDVHRRGTARQRDDRVRELMSLVGLPKALADGLPGQLSGGQRQRVAIARALALDPDLVVADEPTSALDVSVRAQILNLLLDLKERLGLALVFVSHDIQTVRRMSDRVVTMYLGRIVEECPADEVTDRSRHPYTRALFSATPGLLDPIDPIPLVGPVPSATRPPSGCPFRTRCWKADPVCAGSMPDFAGASSPAHRFRCHHPVEDGQSTRDLVAQAVTTVPEATAMAKTPREP; encoded by the coding sequence GTGAGCGGTCCCGAGAGCCGTCCCGAGAGCCCGCTCGTGGAGCTGTCCGACACCCACGTCGTCCACAAGGCGCGCACCGGCGGTCTGTTCGCGCGCGACCGCGTGTACGCCCTCACCGGCGCCGACCTCACCATCGCGCCCGGCGAGACGGTGGGCGTCGTCGGGGAGTCCGGCTGCGGCAAGTCGACGCTCGCCAAGGTCCTGGTGGGGGTGCAGCGGCCGACGTACGGGACGGTGTCCTTCGGGGGCCGCGACCTGTGGACGATGACCCCGGCCGAACGGCGGATCGCGGTCGGCGCGGGCACCGGCATGATCTTCCAGGACCCGTCGACGGCCCTGAACCGCCGGCTGACGGTACGCCAGATCCTGCGCGACCCCCTCGATGTGCACAGGCGCGGAACGGCCCGGCAACGCGACGACCGCGTACGGGAGTTGATGTCCCTGGTCGGACTCCCCAAGGCGCTGGCGGACGGCCTGCCCGGACAGTTGTCGGGCGGTCAGCGCCAACGGGTCGCCATCGCACGGGCGTTGGCCCTCGATCCGGACCTGGTGGTCGCGGACGAGCCGACGAGCGCGCTGGACGTGTCGGTGCGCGCCCAGATCCTCAACCTCCTCCTCGACCTGAAGGAGCGGCTGGGGCTCGCCCTGGTCTTCGTCTCCCACGACATCCAGACCGTGCGGAGGATGAGCGACCGGGTCGTCACGATGTACCTCGGCCGGATCGTCGAGGAGTGCCCGGCCGACGAGGTGACGGACCGCTCGCGCCACCCGTACACCCGCGCCCTCTTCTCGGCGACACCGGGACTCCTGGACCCGATCGACCCGATCCCGCTGGTGGGCCCCGTGCCGTCGGCGACACGACCGCCGAGCGGGTGTCCCTTCCGGACCCGCTGCTGGAAGGCGGACCCGGTCTGCGCCGGGTCGATGCCGGACTTCGCGGGCGCGTCGAGTCCGGCGCACCGGTTTCGGTGCCACCATCCTGTGGAGGACGGTCAGTCGACACGTGACCTGGTCGCACAGGCCGTCACCACCGTTCCGGAGGCCACCGCCATGGCCAAGACGCCCAGGGAGCCCTGA
- a CDS encoding MMPL family transporter produces MGATRTTTVRTGRSRAVPWVVLGLWVAALALVGPFAAKLADVQHDRITDYLPASADSTQVAEIQGKLPGGETTEMVLVYHREGGLSAADRETAAGQVAEIAGRHELIGGAPQGIPSADGTTLMYPVASNEPGTDEKLRDELVGDVREVAQGEGGLSVEVGGTGALATDASEVYNSLGGPLLYTTVAVVAVLLILIYRSPVLWLVPLVVAGMADYLSMSVAYGLNQAFGTTISGQSSGVMTILVFGAGTDYALLLVSRYREELRRVERPYEAMAAALRGCGPAVLASSGTVAAGLLCLLAADLNSSRGMGPLGAVGVLCALIAMLTLLPAILVLLGRRVFWPLVPAFGSEPKQRRSLFAAMGSSAGRRPLTVLATGAVLLGALALGSLNLPGPIKQEDSFVDRPEAVAAMETLAKAYPEQGSQPIDVITPQGRAAETLAAVRGTPGVGSAEQGRTGDGWTEIAVFAKSAPQSAGETATIKSLRNELKGSYVGGASAQQIDLEDTNSRDMKIVVPLVLVSVMLILIGLLRSLVAPLLLVAAVVAVWGASLGIGGLVFEPLLGFEGTDPGLGLLSFVFLVALGVDYGIFLMHRMREESLAGAEPSDAALTALRTTGGVIASAGLVLAATFAVLTNMGLVQMVQLGFVIAVGVLLDTFLVRTYLVTSASVALGRKVWWPGGLSKAPEPSEPTEPPRQTAPVGAP; encoded by the coding sequence ATGGGGGCCACAAGGACAACCACGGTGAGGACGGGGCGCAGCCGAGCCGTTCCCTGGGTGGTGCTCGGGCTGTGGGTGGCCGCGCTCGCGCTGGTGGGGCCGTTCGCGGCGAAGCTCGCCGACGTGCAGCACGACCGGATCACCGACTATCTGCCGGCGAGCGCCGACTCGACCCAAGTGGCGGAGATCCAGGGGAAGTTGCCCGGCGGCGAGACCACCGAGATGGTGCTCGTGTACCACCGGGAGGGCGGGCTCAGCGCCGCCGACCGGGAGACCGCCGCCGGGCAGGTGGCGGAGATCGCCGGCCGGCACGAACTGATCGGCGGCGCCCCGCAGGGGATTCCGTCTGCGGACGGTACGACCCTGATGTACCCGGTCGCCAGCAACGAGCCGGGAACGGACGAGAAACTGCGGGACGAGCTCGTGGGCGACGTCCGCGAAGTCGCCCAGGGCGAAGGCGGGTTGAGCGTCGAAGTGGGCGGCACCGGCGCGCTGGCCACCGACGCGTCCGAGGTCTACAACTCGCTCGGCGGGCCGCTGCTCTACACCACCGTCGCCGTCGTCGCCGTGCTGCTGATCCTGATCTACCGCAGCCCGGTGCTGTGGCTCGTACCGCTCGTCGTCGCCGGAATGGCCGACTACCTGTCGATGAGCGTCGCCTACGGACTCAACCAGGCCTTCGGCACGACCATCTCGGGACAGAGCTCGGGCGTGATGACGATCCTCGTGTTCGGGGCGGGCACGGACTACGCCCTGCTGCTCGTCTCGCGCTACCGGGAGGAACTGCGGCGCGTCGAGCGCCCGTACGAGGCCATGGCCGCCGCCCTGCGCGGCTGCGGGCCCGCCGTCCTCGCCTCCTCCGGCACCGTCGCCGCCGGACTGCTCTGCCTGCTCGCCGCCGACCTCAACAGCAGCCGGGGCATGGGCCCGCTCGGCGCGGTCGGCGTGCTGTGCGCGCTGATCGCCATGCTGACCCTGCTCCCCGCCATCCTCGTCCTGCTGGGGCGGCGGGTGTTCTGGCCGCTCGTGCCGGCCTTCGGGAGCGAGCCCAAGCAGCGGCGGAGCTTGTTCGCGGCGATGGGCAGCTCGGCCGGACGCAGGCCGCTGACCGTGCTCGCGACCGGAGCCGTACTGCTCGGCGCTCTCGCCCTCGGCTCGCTCAACCTGCCAGGTCCGATCAAGCAGGAGGACTCCTTCGTCGACAGGCCGGAGGCCGTCGCCGCGATGGAGACCCTCGCCAAGGCCTATCCCGAGCAGGGCAGCCAGCCCATCGACGTGATCACCCCGCAGGGCCGCGCCGCCGAGACCCTCGCGGCCGTCCGCGGCACCCCGGGAGTCGGCAGCGCGGAGCAGGGGCGTACCGGAGACGGCTGGACCGAGATCGCCGTCTTCGCCAAGAGCGCACCCCAGTCGGCGGGCGAGACCGCCACCATCAAGTCCCTGCGTAACGAACTGAAGGGCTCGTACGTCGGCGGGGCCAGCGCCCAGCAGATCGACCTGGAGGACACCAACAGCCGGGACATGAAGATCGTCGTGCCGCTCGTCCTCGTCTCCGTGATGCTCATCCTGATCGGGCTGCTGCGGAGTCTGGTCGCACCCCTGCTCCTCGTGGCCGCGGTGGTCGCGGTGTGGGGCGCGTCCCTCGGCATCGGCGGGCTGGTCTTCGAACCGCTCCTCGGCTTCGAGGGAACCGACCCCGGACTCGGCCTGCTGTCCTTCGTGTTCCTCGTCGCCCTCGGCGTCGACTACGGCATCTTCCTCATGCACCGGATGAGGGAGGAGTCCCTGGCGGGCGCGGAACCGTCCGACGCCGCGCTCACCGCGCTGCGCACCACCGGCGGCGTCATCGCCTCCGCGGGCCTCGTCCTCGCCGCGACCTTCGCCGTGCTGACGAACATGGGCCTGGTGCAGATGGTCCAGCTCGGCTTCGTGATCGCCGTCGGCGTCCTGCTCGACACGTTCCTCGTACGGACGTACCTGGTCACCAGTGCCAGCGTCGCCCTGGGCCGGAAGGTGTGGTGGCCGGGAGGCCTCTCGAAGGCACCCGAACCGTCCGAACCGACCGAGCCGCCGCGACAGACGGCACCCGTCGGTGCGCCCTGA
- a CDS encoding dihydrodipicolinate synthase family protein, with protein MTVPAPLTGVVPPVCTPLTPDREVDVPSLTRLVDHLVEGGVDGLFVLGSSSEAAYLTDRHRRLVVETVVGHVACELPVLAGAIDMTTPRVLDHVRQVTEAGADAVVVTAPFYARTHPAEIARHFRLVASHSPVPVFAYDLPVAVHSKLGTELVLELAAEGVLAGLKDSSGDEGGFRAVVTGVRAHPGISGFSVLTGSELVVDSALAMGADGAVPGLANVDPHGYVRLYRLCREGDWERARAEQERLFSLFGMVRVGDAGRMGGSSSALGAFKAALYLRGVIACPATAEPQVPLSPEEIERVGKFLAGAGLL; from the coding sequence ATGACCGTGCCCGCCCCGCTGACCGGTGTCGTACCGCCCGTCTGCACTCCCCTGACACCGGACCGCGAGGTGGACGTCCCGTCGTTGACCAGGCTGGTCGACCATCTGGTGGAGGGCGGGGTGGACGGCCTGTTCGTCCTCGGATCGTCCTCGGAGGCCGCGTATTTGACGGATCGTCACCGGCGGCTCGTCGTCGAGACCGTGGTCGGTCATGTGGCGTGCGAACTCCCCGTCCTCGCCGGGGCCATCGACATGACGACCCCGCGCGTCCTCGACCACGTCCGGCAGGTGACGGAGGCGGGCGCCGACGCGGTCGTCGTGACGGCTCCCTTCTACGCGCGTACGCATCCGGCGGAGATCGCCCGCCACTTCCGCCTCGTCGCCTCCCACTCGCCGGTACCGGTGTTCGCGTACGACCTGCCGGTCGCCGTCCATTCCAAGCTGGGCACCGAGCTGGTGCTGGAGCTGGCCGCGGAGGGGGTGCTGGCCGGGCTGAAGGACTCCAGCGGGGACGAGGGGGGCTTCAGGGCCGTCGTGACCGGGGTCCGCGCGCATCCCGGCATCTCCGGGTTCTCGGTCCTGACCGGTTCCGAGCTCGTCGTCGACAGCGCGTTGGCGATGGGGGCGGACGGGGCGGTCCCGGGCCTCGCGAACGTGGACCCGCACGGGTACGTACGCCTCTACCGGCTCTGCCGCGAGGGCGACTGGGAGCGGGCTCGGGCCGAGCAGGAGCGGTTGTTCTCGCTGTTCGGGATGGTGCGGGTGGGGGACGCGGGGCGGATGGGGGGCAGCTCGTCCGCGCTCGGCGCGTTCAAGGCGGCGCTGTATCTGCGGGGCGTCATCGCCTGCCCCGCGACTGCCGAGCCGCAGGTTCCGCTGTCACCGGAGGAGATCGAACGGGTGGGGAAGTTCCTGGCGGGGGCGGGGTTGCTGTAA
- a CDS encoding ABC transporter permease codes for MVAIVRILVRRVALLVPLMLGIILFVFVVMRFSDSDPASAYFQGANPTEQQLHDFRERNGLLDPFPVRYFGFVGDLIRGDMGVSALTRAPVVDQVTTALPLTMQLTFLGLGIAVVLSLIGGVTAAIYRDRFPDQLIRVVSLTGVAAPGFWLALLMIQYLAVDLGWFPTSGYVNPADSFTGWLKTMTLPALALSLPVAAQLTRIVRTAVVEELDKDYVRTAIGSGLPPVVVVGRNVLRNALMNPLTVLGLRVGYLLGGAVVIETIFNLPGMGKLMIDAVKNGDPAVVQGGVLTIAFGFVIVNLVIDILYLLVNPRLRSAEA; via the coding sequence GTGGTCGCGATCGTCAGAATTCTGGTCCGTCGTGTCGCCCTGCTCGTGCCGTTGATGCTCGGGATCATTCTGTTTGTGTTCGTCGTGATGCGATTCTCGGACAGTGATCCGGCGTCCGCGTACTTCCAGGGCGCGAACCCGACCGAGCAGCAGCTGCACGACTTCCGGGAGCGCAACGGGCTGCTGGATCCGTTCCCGGTGCGGTACTTCGGCTTCGTCGGGGACCTGATCCGGGGTGACATGGGCGTCAGCGCGCTGACGCGGGCGCCGGTCGTCGACCAGGTCACCACCGCGCTGCCGCTCACCATGCAGCTGACCTTCCTGGGCCTCGGTATCGCGGTCGTGCTCTCGCTGATCGGCGGGGTCACGGCGGCGATCTACCGGGACCGGTTCCCGGACCAGCTGATCCGGGTCGTCTCGCTGACAGGTGTCGCGGCGCCCGGCTTCTGGCTGGCGCTGCTGATGATCCAGTACCTGGCCGTGGACCTGGGCTGGTTCCCGACCAGCGGATACGTCAATCCCGCCGACTCCTTCACCGGGTGGCTGAAGACGATGACGCTGCCCGCGCTGGCGCTCTCGCTGCCGGTCGCGGCGCAGCTCACCCGGATCGTCCGGACGGCCGTGGTGGAGGAGCTGGACAAGGACTACGTACGGACGGCGATCGGCAGCGGGCTGCCGCCGGTGGTCGTGGTCGGGCGGAACGTGCTGCGCAACGCCCTGATGAACCCGCTGACCGTGCTGGGGCTGCGGGTCGGTTATCTGCTCGGCGGTGCGGTCGTCATCGAGACGATCTTCAATCTGCCGGGGATGGGAAAGCTCATGATCGACGCCGTGAAGAACGGTGATCCGGCCGTCGTGCAGGGCGGTGTGCTCACGATCGCCTTCGGGTTCGTGATCGTGAACCTCGTCATCGACATCCTCTATCTGCTGGTCAACCCGCGCCTGAGGAGTGCCGAAGCATGA
- a CDS encoding dipeptide/oligopeptide/nickel ABC transporter permease/ATP-binding protein, with translation MLMYRKRLAEKLSLPGIRLRGFTRLPLISRIAVVVIGIVVLTALLAPLLAPHDPLDQVPLVDNGHSEGAPSGEHWMGQDSLGRDILSRLMYGARWSLAIGLGATGLALVVGALIGAIAATSRKAVDETLMRCLDIVMAFPGIALAAVFVAVFGGSIPILIGAIAFLYMPPMARVVRANVMDQYGEDYVTAERVIGARTPHIVWRHVAINCAAPVLVFCTVQVAEAIVFEASLSFIGAGVRPPDPSWGSVIADGKNMVLTGGWWATVFPGLLMLFTVLSLNILSEGVSDAWAAPAARDVGTHEEEEDRLEAPEPGSGKVLELPGLTEAAQRLRARARPLPEGRPVLSVENLAIGFDARHGGVDIVDGISFDVQPGEVLGLVGESGCGKSLTALAVMGLEPKGTRVRGHVRFDQRQLVGEPMRVRRRLLGHEMAMIYQDALSSLNPAMTIRAQLKQVVRRGGTRTGAELLELVGLDPERTLRSYPHELSGGQRQRVLIAMALSRDPKLIVADEPTTALDVTVQAQIIELLLRLRAELDFALILVSHDLALIADVTDRVVVMYGGQIVESGVTADLVEFPAHHYTRGLLGSVLSLESAAERMTQIKGVVPSPADFPAGCRFADRCPMATDVCRTTAPRLAGPPRRHEVACHHPAIALPMPMPTASTGPAGSTGLTGSTGSTGLTGSTGPTGTGPSGADGSEAVR, from the coding sequence ATGCTGATGTACCGGAAGCGGCTGGCGGAGAAGCTCTCCCTGCCCGGCATCCGCCTCAGGGGTTTCACCCGCCTGCCGTTGATCTCGCGGATCGCCGTCGTGGTCATCGGGATCGTCGTCCTCACGGCCCTGCTCGCGCCGCTGCTCGCGCCGCACGACCCGCTCGACCAGGTGCCCCTGGTCGACAACGGCCACAGCGAGGGCGCGCCGTCCGGCGAGCACTGGATGGGGCAGGACAGCCTGGGCCGCGACATCCTCAGCAGGCTGATGTACGGGGCCCGTTGGTCGCTGGCCATCGGGCTCGGCGCGACTGGGCTCGCGCTCGTCGTGGGCGCGCTCATCGGCGCCATCGCGGCGACCTCGCGCAAGGCGGTCGACGAGACGCTGATGCGCTGCCTCGACATCGTGATGGCCTTCCCGGGCATCGCGCTCGCGGCCGTCTTCGTCGCGGTGTTCGGCGGCAGCATCCCGATCCTCATCGGCGCGATCGCGTTCCTCTACATGCCGCCGATGGCACGGGTCGTACGGGCCAACGTGATGGACCAGTACGGCGAGGACTATGTGACGGCCGAGCGGGTCATAGGAGCGCGTACCCCGCACATCGTGTGGCGGCACGTGGCCATCAACTGTGCCGCTCCGGTCCTCGTGTTCTGCACGGTGCAGGTCGCCGAGGCGATCGTCTTCGAGGCGTCGCTGTCCTTCATCGGCGCGGGGGTGCGGCCGCCGGACCCGTCCTGGGGCAGTGTCATCGCGGACGGCAAGAACATGGTGCTGACCGGCGGCTGGTGGGCGACCGTCTTCCCCGGTCTGCTGATGCTGTTCACCGTGCTCTCGCTGAACATCCTCTCCGAGGGCGTCTCGGACGCGTGGGCCGCGCCGGCCGCCCGCGATGTCGGAACGCACGAGGAGGAGGAAGACCGTCTTGAGGCTCCCGAGCCCGGCAGCGGCAAGGTGCTTGAACTGCCGGGACTGACGGAGGCGGCCCAGCGGCTGCGCGCCCGGGCGCGCCCTCTCCCCGAGGGCCGGCCGGTGCTGAGCGTGGAGAACCTGGCCATCGGATTCGATGCCCGCCACGGGGGTGTGGACATCGTCGACGGCATCAGTTTCGACGTACAGCCCGGTGAAGTCCTGGGCCTGGTGGGCGAGTCGGGCTGCGGCAAGTCGCTGACCGCGCTCGCCGTGATGGGCCTGGAGCCGAAGGGCACCCGGGTGCGCGGCCATGTCCGGTTCGACCAGCGGCAGTTGGTGGGCGAGCCGATGCGCGTACGCCGCAGACTCCTCGGCCACGAGATGGCCATGATCTACCAGGACGCCCTGTCCTCCCTCAACCCGGCGATGACAATCCGCGCCCAGCTCAAGCAAGTTGTGAGGAGGGGCGGCACGCGCACGGGCGCCGAACTCCTCGAACTGGTCGGCCTGGACCCGGAACGCACCCTGCGCAGCTACCCGCACGAACTGTCCGGCGGCCAGCGCCAGCGCGTACTCATCGCCATGGCGCTCTCCCGCGACCCGAAGCTGATCGTCGCCGACGAACCGACGACCGCCCTCGACGTCACCGTGCAGGCGCAGATCATAGAGCTGCTGCTGCGGCTGCGCGCCGAGCTGGACTTCGCGCTGATCCTCGTCTCGCACGACCTGGCGCTCATCGCGGACGTCACCGACCGGGTGGTGGTGATGTACGGCGGCCAGATCGTGGAGTCGGGCGTGACGGCGGACCTCGTCGAGTTCCCCGCCCACCACTACACGCGCGGGCTGCTGGGCAGCGTCCTGTCGCTTGAGTCGGCGGCCGAGCGGATGACACAGATCAAGGGAGTCGTACCGTCGCCCGCCGACTTCCCGGCGGGCTGCCGGTTCGCCGACCGCTGCCCGATGGCGACCGACGTCTGCCGCACGACGGCTCCCCGGCTGGCGGGCCCGCCGCGCCGCCACGAGGTCGCCTGCCACCACCCGGCGATCGCCCTGCCCATGCCCATGCCCACGGCTTCGACCGGGCCGGCCGGATCAACGGGATTGACGGGCTCGACCGGGTCAACGGGACTGACCGGATCGACCGGACCGACCGGAACAGGGCCATCCGGAGCCGACGGAAGCGAGGCCGTGAGATGA